One segment of Mycolicibacterium sp. YH-1 DNA contains the following:
- a CDS encoding putative glycolipid-binding domain-containing protein has protein sequence MSEAARSEETEGTWPAVLTWRAHDTSRMESVRVQLTGNRIKAYGRIVAAATKSHPAFSASYDLVTDEGGATKRLSLTVTLAERERQLSIARDEENMWMVQDHQNQTSRAAFDGALDVDVIFSPLFNALPIRRTGLNKKTGTVSLPVVYVRVPELSVELETITYSNDGKRLRLKSPVADTTITVDSNGFILDYPGLAERI, from the coding sequence GTGAGTGAAGCAGCCCGCTCCGAGGAAACCGAGGGCACCTGGCCAGCCGTCCTGACCTGGCGGGCGCATGACACGTCCAGGATGGAGTCCGTCCGGGTTCAGCTCACGGGTAACCGCATCAAGGCCTACGGGCGAATCGTCGCCGCGGCGACCAAATCGCATCCCGCCTTCAGCGCCTCCTATGACCTGGTCACCGACGAGGGTGGCGCCACCAAGCGGCTGTCGCTGACGGTCACGTTGGCCGAGCGGGAACGCCAGCTGTCCATCGCCCGCGATGAAGAGAACATGTGGATGGTCCAGGACCACCAGAACCAGACCAGCCGGGCGGCCTTCGACGGCGCGTTGGACGTCGATGTGATCTTCAGCCCGCTCTTCAACGCTCTGCCGATCAGGCGCACCGGCCTCAACAAGAAGACCGGGACCGTGTCGCTTCCCGTGGTCTACGTGCGAGTGCCCGAGCTGTCGGTCGAACTCGAGACCATCACCTATTCGAACGACGGCAAGCGGTTGAGGCTGAAGTCCCCGGTCGCCGACACCACCATCACGGTGGACTCCAACGGTTTCATCCTCGACTATCCAGGACTGGCAGAGCGGATCTGA
- a CDS encoding prephenate dehydrogenase — protein MCVLGLGLIGGSVMRAARSAGREVFGYNRSIDGVEAARFDGFDATDALDEVLTRAALVDALIVLAVPMPALPTMLEHVLRTAPDCALTDVISVKGAVLQAVRSHGLHGRFVGGHPMAGTAHSGWAAGDARLFVGAPWVISVDDDVDPQVWALVMQLALDCGAFVVPARSDEHDAAAAAISHLPHMLAEALAVTAGDVPLAFSLAAGSFRDGTRVAASAPDLVRAMCEANSEQLQVSLDRTIELLTRARDGLAATGSVAELVEAGHAARMRYDSFSRPQILTTTIGAPNWRHELAAEGRAGGVIRSALPVLDSRG, from the coding sequence GTGTGTGTTCTGGGCCTGGGATTGATCGGCGGTTCCGTGATGCGGGCAGCCAGGTCTGCCGGCCGCGAGGTGTTCGGCTACAACCGGTCCATCGACGGTGTGGAGGCGGCGCGATTCGACGGGTTCGACGCCACCGACGCCCTCGACGAGGTGCTGACGCGCGCCGCGCTCGTCGACGCGTTGATCGTGCTGGCCGTCCCGATGCCCGCGCTGCCCACCATGCTCGAACACGTACTGCGCACCGCACCGGACTGCGCGCTCACCGATGTCATCAGCGTGAAAGGCGCCGTCCTACAGGCGGTTCGCAGTCATGGCCTGCACGGCCGTTTCGTCGGCGGGCATCCGATGGCCGGCACGGCCCACTCCGGCTGGGCCGCAGGCGACGCTCGTCTGTTCGTCGGGGCGCCGTGGGTCATCAGCGTCGACGATGACGTTGACCCGCAGGTGTGGGCACTCGTGATGCAGCTGGCGCTGGACTGCGGTGCCTTCGTCGTCCCGGCCCGCTCCGATGAGCACGATGCCGCGGCCGCCGCGATATCGCACCTGCCCCACATGCTCGCCGAGGCGCTTGCCGTGACGGCAGGAGACGTGCCACTGGCGTTCTCACTGGCCGCAGGATCGTTCCGGGACGGTACCCGCGTGGCGGCCAGCGCGCCCGATCTGGTGCGGGCTATGTGTGAGGCCAACTCCGAGCAGCTGCAGGTCTCGCTGGACCGCACCATCGAACTGCTCACCCGCGCCCGCGACGGACTTGCCGCCACCGGATCGGTCGCCGAACTGGTCGAAGCCGGGCACGCGGCCCGGATGCGCTACGACAGCTTCAGCCGCCCACAGATCTTGACCACGACGATCGGTGCGCCCAACTGGCGCCACGAACTCGCTGCCGAGGGCCGCGCGGGCGGCGTAATCAGATCCGCTCTGCCAGTCCTGGATAGTCGAGGATGA
- a CDS encoding tRNA adenosine deaminase-associated protein, whose amino-acid sequence MGAERAQANNRAADLPEGFGVAVVREDGKWRCTAMRPASLASLSAAETELRELRSAGAVFGLLDVDDEFFVIVRPAPAGTRLFLSDATAALEYDIAEEILRKLDADVELDDLDDENPFEEGDLGVLADIGLNESVLSIILDDDDYADEQLARIAQEMGFADEMSAVLDKLDR is encoded by the coding sequence GTGGGAGCAGAGCGCGCGCAGGCGAATAACCGGGCCGCCGATCTCCCGGAGGGCTTCGGTGTCGCGGTCGTCCGGGAGGACGGTAAATGGCGTTGTACCGCGATGCGCCCAGCGTCGCTGGCCAGCCTCAGCGCGGCTGAAACCGAGCTTCGGGAGCTGCGCAGCGCCGGTGCTGTCTTCGGGCTGCTCGACGTCGACGACGAGTTCTTCGTGATCGTGCGACCCGCCCCCGCCGGTACCCGCCTGTTCCTGTCCGATGCGACGGCCGCCCTGGAGTACGACATCGCCGAGGAGATCCTCAGGAAGCTCGACGCTGATGTTGAGCTGGACGATCTCGACGACGAGAACCCCTTCGAGGAGGGTGATCTCGGAGTGTTGGCCGATATCGGTCTCAACGAGAGCGTGCTGAGCATCATCCTGGACGATGACGACTACGCCGACGAGCAGCTCGCCAGGATCGCGCAGGAGATGGGCTTCGCCGACGAGATGTCGGCAGTGCTGGACAAACTCGATCGGTGA
- a CDS encoding nucleoside deaminase, which yields MTADEQLIRSALEAAAAAGPRDVPIGAVVLSADGTELARAANAREALGDPTAHAEILAMRAAAKVLGDGWRLEGTTLAVTVEPCTMCAGALVMARVGRVVFGAWEPKTGAVGSLWDVVRDRRLTHRPEVRGGVLEQECAAPLVEFFAKQR from the coding sequence GTGACCGCCGACGAGCAGCTGATCCGTAGCGCGCTCGAGGCCGCCGCAGCCGCAGGTCCCCGCGATGTGCCGATCGGTGCCGTGGTGTTGTCGGCCGACGGCACCGAACTGGCCCGCGCGGCCAACGCCCGCGAGGCGCTGGGCGATCCGACCGCGCACGCCGAGATCCTGGCGATGCGAGCCGCGGCGAAGGTGCTTGGCGACGGCTGGCGCCTCGAGGGCACGACCCTTGCGGTCACCGTGGAGCCCTGCACCATGTGCGCGGGCGCGTTGGTGATGGCCCGGGTGGGGCGGGTGGTGTTCGGGGCCTGGGAGCCCAAGACCGGTGCGGTCGGCTCGCTGTGGGATGTGGTGCGCGACCGTCGGCTCACCCATCGCCCAGAGGTTCGGGGTGGGGTTTTGGAGCAGGAATGCGCCGCGCCGCTGGTGGAGTTCTTCGCCAAGCAGCGATGA
- a CDS encoding HAMP domain-containing sensor histidine kinase translates to MTRWTIRTRIAIVFGCVFFTLGAVLLGAVYLLTRQGTDAQLLTIADSVPAPLQWMPAQPLDDDVAFEPMNALTVTAVSREVSDAAARQQLMWSGVALVAAALFAAVVGWWTAARLLRPVHEMTTAARRISAANLDERLNAGAPRDELTELGETFDKLLDRLQSAFDSQRRFVANASHELRTPLAIQRTLIQIGLRDPSPDEIEQVRHELLVANRRSEKLIDSLLLLARGQHGLGSYEAVDLAAVVSHEIEAAAEAARAAEVSIHVQRQPARVHGDPVLLPHLVRNLISNAIAYNHPGGTVHVETDGTSLEVRNTGPQLDNEGLAELLEPFRRGTRTRLNTPGASGYGLGLSIVRAITTAHGGVLTLSANPDGGLTAHVQLDADDAVTEGRVHQL, encoded by the coding sequence TTGACGCGCTGGACTATTCGCACCCGCATCGCGATCGTCTTCGGTTGCGTGTTCTTCACCCTGGGTGCAGTACTACTCGGTGCGGTGTACCTGCTCACTCGACAGGGCACCGACGCCCAGTTGCTGACGATCGCCGATAGCGTCCCAGCACCCCTGCAGTGGATGCCGGCGCAACCCCTTGACGACGACGTGGCGTTCGAACCCATGAATGCCCTCACCGTCACCGCGGTGAGCCGAGAGGTGAGCGACGCGGCCGCCCGCCAGCAGCTGATGTGGTCCGGCGTGGCGCTGGTCGCGGCCGCCCTGTTCGCTGCCGTGGTCGGCTGGTGGACCGCCGCCCGGTTGCTGCGGCCTGTGCACGAGATGACAACCGCGGCCCGCCGCATCAGCGCGGCCAATCTCGATGAACGGCTGAATGCCGGCGCCCCTCGCGACGAACTGACCGAATTGGGCGAGACGTTCGACAAACTGCTGGATCGGCTGCAGTCGGCATTCGATTCCCAGCGTCGTTTTGTCGCCAACGCCTCCCACGAATTGCGGACGCCGCTGGCGATCCAACGCACACTCATCCAGATCGGGCTACGCGACCCGAGTCCGGATGAGATCGAGCAGGTCCGCCATGAGCTGCTCGTGGCGAACCGCCGTAGCGAGAAGCTGATCGACTCGCTGCTGCTGCTGGCTCGCGGGCAGCACGGCCTGGGCTCCTACGAGGCGGTCGACCTCGCCGCCGTCGTCAGCCATGAAATCGAAGCAGCCGCCGAGGCCGCCCGGGCTGCTGAGGTGTCGATTCACGTGCAAAGGCAACCTGCCCGCGTCCACGGCGACCCCGTCCTGCTCCCCCATCTCGTGCGCAACCTCATCAGCAACGCCATCGCCTACAACCACCCCGGCGGCACCGTGCATGTCGAGACCGACGGCACTAGCCTCGAGGTCCGCAACACCGGCCCCCAGTTGGACAACGAGGGGCTGGCCGAGCTTCTCGAGCCGTTCCGACGCGGCACCCGCACACGCCTGAACACACCCGGAGCCAGCGGGTACGGCCTCGGTCTGTCCATCGTGCGGGCCATCACGACGGCCCACGGCGGCGTACTCACGCTAAGCGCCAACCCGGACGGTGGATTGACAGCCCACGTCCAACTCGACGCCGACGATGCAGTGACTGAAGGACGGGTGCACCAATTGTGA
- a CDS encoding response regulator transcription factor — protein MRILVVEDEPVLARMVAVGLRREGMAVDVVLDGSAARDLIELTSYDVVVLDRDLPEVHGDTLCRWLTTSSVRTKIIMLTASGTLEDLVDGLRLGADDYLCKPFEFQELVARIQALGRRTAPVTPPLLSHAGITMDTARRHAEREGRLLSLTVKEFGVLRVLMEADGAVVSAEELLERVWDAHADPFTSAVRVTMSKLRAKLGAPVPIRTLPGSGYQLC, from the coding sequence TTGCGGATACTGGTGGTCGAGGACGAACCCGTCCTGGCCCGGATGGTGGCGGTGGGACTGCGCCGCGAGGGCATGGCGGTCGATGTCGTGCTCGACGGCAGCGCCGCCCGCGATTTGATCGAGCTGACGTCCTACGACGTGGTCGTTCTCGACCGCGACCTGCCCGAGGTGCACGGTGACACGTTGTGCCGCTGGCTGACAACGTCGAGCGTGCGCACCAAGATCATCATGCTCACAGCCTCCGGCACACTCGAAGATCTCGTCGACGGACTGCGTTTGGGCGCTGATGACTACCTGTGCAAGCCCTTCGAGTTCCAAGAGCTGGTAGCGCGCATCCAGGCCCTTGGGCGGCGTACGGCCCCGGTGACCCCACCTCTACTGAGCCACGCTGGCATCACCATGGACACCGCGCGTCGTCACGCCGAACGTGAGGGGCGCCTGTTGTCCTTGACAGTCAAGGAGTTTGGAGTGTTGCGCGTGCTCATGGAGGCCGACGGTGCGGTGGTCAGTGCGGAGGAGCTGCTCGAGCGGGTGTGGGATGCGCACGCCGACCCGTTCACCAGCGCGGTTCGCGTCACCATGAGCAAGCTGCGCGCCAAGCTCGGCGCTCCCGTCCCGATCCGCACATTGCCCGGAAGCGGTTACCAACTGTGTTGA
- a CDS encoding serine hydrolase — MSRLDPHREGLIMASTRRSLLKMGFAGLLIPAGFTACAPETQPQSFETWRRDFEAGIPARMRAANVAGVAVAIASRDSSTHYTAAFGFADLNQQRKFTVDTPSHLASVSKLFTASALVQLFERRGHSLHDDINGFIDLSVRNPHHPNVPITPHQLLTHTSSISDDGYADTSLVGDPIQSLSSFLHDYLAEGGSTYSPDESFLRAEPGTQWSYSNVAVALAGYVVQSVSGQSFSSYVETNIFEPLGIRNAHWYLKQFEPGVLAKPYAIEQGKLAELPQEGYPDVPAGMLRCSVADLATSLRAMLGGEIGQPAILSPPAVVAMLRRQVDPTIARYQGLGWTEEEINGRAFIGHSGRDTGATNMVVVTDDQSHAVAVLMNTDETPDNDRFRMALTEDLIAGAELGVVTTKP; from the coding sequence ATGAGCCGGCTCGACCCCCACAGAGAAGGACTGATCATGGCCTCGACACGACGCTCATTGCTGAAAATGGGTTTCGCCGGTCTCCTGATCCCCGCGGGATTCACCGCCTGCGCGCCTGAAACACAGCCTCAATCATTCGAAACCTGGCGCCGCGATTTCGAAGCGGGAATTCCAGCACGTATGAGAGCCGCCAACGTTGCCGGAGTCGCTGTCGCCATAGCGTCACGAGACAGCTCGACGCACTACACGGCGGCATTCGGTTTTGCCGATCTGAATCAACAGCGGAAGTTCACCGTTGACACACCGTCGCATCTGGCATCGGTCAGCAAGCTATTCACGGCATCGGCGCTGGTCCAGCTATTTGAACGCAGAGGCCATAGTCTTCACGACGACATCAATGGCTTCATCGATTTATCGGTGCGAAATCCTCACCACCCGAACGTACCGATCACCCCGCATCAACTCCTCACACACACGTCCAGCATTTCGGATGACGGATATGCCGATACGTCATTAGTGGGAGATCCAATACAAAGCCTGTCGAGTTTCCTGCACGACTATCTGGCAGAGGGCGGGAGCACCTATTCGCCGGACGAGTCGTTTCTCCGCGCAGAGCCAGGGACGCAATGGTCTTATAGCAATGTTGCCGTTGCCCTGGCGGGTTACGTCGTGCAGAGCGTCAGCGGGCAGAGTTTCTCCTCCTACGTGGAGACCAACATCTTCGAGCCGCTCGGCATCCGCAATGCGCATTGGTATCTCAAGCAGTTCGAGCCTGGTGTGCTCGCGAAGCCCTACGCGATTGAGCAGGGCAAGCTCGCCGAGCTGCCGCAGGAAGGGTATCCAGACGTTCCCGCCGGCATGCTTCGCTGCTCGGTGGCCGATCTGGCGACATCACTGCGCGCCATGCTCGGCGGCGAGATCGGCCAACCGGCAATCCTGTCTCCACCTGCAGTGGTAGCCATGCTGCGCCGGCAGGTCGATCCCACGATCGCGCGCTACCAGGGGCTGGGATGGACGGAAGAGGAGATCAACGGACGCGCGTTCATTGGACACTCCGGCCGCGACACCGGAGCCACCAACATGGTGGTTGTGACCGACGACCAGAGCCATGCTGTCGCCGTGCTGATGAACACCGACGAAACCCCGGACAACGACAGGTTCAGAATGGCACTGACTGAAGACCTCATCGCCGGCGCAGAACTTGGGGTCGTCACCACGAAACCCTGA
- a CDS encoding response regulator transcription factor, which translates to MPRVIIVDDEALIRSGFELILSAADDIDVVATADGVHAAKVIGEHQPDVVLLDVRMPGKDGLVVLAELQQLPNPPAVAMLTTFDVDEYIASSLRLGASGFLLKDTDPEQLPHMVRTLAAGGLVLSNSVSLKVVSGYLDDRVDAAAKSHMRALSDRETQVLQLLARGRSNREIAASLYSSVGTVKDQVSSILAKLSVNTRVEAAIIAQRAGVLDDHGIS; encoded by the coding sequence ATGCCGCGGGTGATCATCGTCGACGACGAAGCACTGATCCGGTCGGGATTCGAGCTCATCTTGTCCGCCGCGGATGACATCGACGTGGTCGCGACGGCGGACGGGGTGCACGCCGCCAAGGTGATCGGCGAACACCAACCCGACGTGGTGCTGCTCGATGTTCGGATGCCGGGCAAGGACGGGCTGGTCGTACTGGCCGAGCTGCAACAGTTGCCGAACCCACCGGCGGTGGCCATGCTCACCACGTTCGACGTCGACGAGTACATCGCATCGTCACTGCGGCTTGGCGCTTCCGGATTTCTTCTGAAAGACACTGACCCCGAACAACTCCCGCACATGGTGCGCACGCTGGCCGCAGGTGGATTGGTGTTGTCGAACTCCGTGAGTCTCAAGGTGGTGTCCGGCTACCTCGACGACCGCGTCGATGCGGCCGCGAAGTCACACATGCGGGCGCTGAGCGACCGGGAGACCCAGGTGCTGCAGCTGTTGGCGCGCGGACGGTCCAACCGCGAGATCGCCGCATCGCTGTATTCCAGCGTCGGCACCGTCAAGGACCAGGTCAGCTCGATCCTGGCGAAGTTGTCGGTCAACACCCGGGTGGAGGCGGCGATCATCGCGCAGCGTGCGGGCGTGCTCGACGATCACGGCATCTCATGA
- a CDS encoding sensor histidine kinase codes for MTTRLAAFVRAHLLDLLLLVLAAADAVFEITSDEMTHLDMAFAVVAVAVLCFRRRAPYLVLIATLPALEVGSAVVAALVALYTVAELRPARVRLALCAVALFACYTSYWYPTESKASAVLDAIYALMFAGAPVVLGLLVRARAELAAKLTEIDEARQHEQELLVDKALARERADLAREMHDVVSHQVSLIAVQAGALQVTAKDDASAQTARVIRTLSVQTLDELRDMVGVLRASGSRDTALTPQSGIDDLPALVSASGIATTIEAHYGDSIKPTPAVERAIYRAAQEGLTNIAKHAPGATATLELHVDARLVRLTLTNTKATSDPDPWPSNRNGLLGLRERAELLGGALHADHLTDGGYRLSILLPPHI; via the coding sequence ATGACGACGAGGTTGGCCGCGTTCGTCCGCGCTCATCTGCTCGACCTGCTGCTACTCGTGCTGGCCGCGGCCGACGCCGTCTTCGAGATCACCAGCGACGAGATGACCCACCTCGACATGGCGTTCGCCGTCGTCGCGGTGGCGGTGCTCTGCTTTCGGAGACGCGCCCCGTACCTGGTGCTCATCGCCACGCTGCCCGCGCTCGAGGTGGGCTCGGCGGTGGTAGCCGCGCTGGTCGCGCTGTACACCGTCGCGGAGTTGCGGCCCGCGCGCGTGCGGCTGGCGCTGTGCGCCGTCGCGCTCTTCGCGTGTTACACCAGCTACTGGTATCCCACGGAGTCCAAGGCCAGCGCCGTACTTGATGCCATCTACGCGCTCATGTTCGCCGGTGCGCCGGTGGTGCTCGGTCTGCTAGTACGGGCCCGCGCCGAGTTGGCGGCCAAACTGACCGAGATCGACGAGGCTCGGCAGCATGAGCAGGAACTGTTGGTGGACAAGGCGTTAGCGCGTGAGCGGGCTGATCTCGCCAGGGAGATGCACGATGTGGTGTCCCATCAGGTCAGCCTGATCGCGGTGCAGGCAGGTGCGCTGCAGGTGACAGCGAAGGACGATGCCAGCGCCCAGACCGCGCGGGTGATCAGGACCCTGAGCGTGCAGACCCTCGACGAGCTGCGCGATATGGTCGGTGTCTTACGAGCCTCGGGTAGCCGGGACACTGCGCTGACCCCGCAGTCGGGCATCGACGACCTGCCCGCTCTGGTGTCGGCATCGGGCATCGCGACGACGATCGAGGCGCACTACGGCGATTCGATCAAACCGACACCCGCGGTGGAGCGCGCGATCTACCGTGCCGCGCAGGAGGGGCTGACGAACATCGCCAAACATGCCCCTGGTGCGACGGCGACGTTGGAACTACACGTCGATGCGCGGCTGGTCCGGCTCACGCTGACCAACACCAAGGCGACCAGCGATCCCGACCCGTGGCCAAGTAACCGCAATGGACTGCTCGGGCTGCGCGAGCGAGCCGAACTGCTTGGCGGCGCGTTGCACGCCGACCATCTGACCGACGGCGGCTACCGGTTGTCGATCCTGCTGCCGCCCCACATCTGA
- a CDS encoding PASTA domain-containing protein → MSEKFTAAAIFAGICASIALAGTVAAPANAAPDSSGKTYAEAKERLERAGYTVVVAATVGDKLPWADCQVYRQQMKPSPLAGKKNEIDRTRVLLSLRCYPSTSEDEGE, encoded by the coding sequence ATGAGCGAGAAATTCACTGCCGCAGCAATATTCGCCGGTATTTGCGCTTCCATCGCGCTAGCCGGTACGGTCGCCGCGCCGGCCAACGCTGCCCCGGACTCGTCGGGCAAGACCTACGCGGAAGCCAAGGAACGACTGGAGCGCGCCGGTTACACAGTGGTGGTCGCCGCGACGGTGGGCGACAAGCTGCCGTGGGCCGATTGTCAGGTGTACCGCCAGCAGATGAAGCCATCTCCGTTGGCAGGCAAGAAGAACGAGATCGACAGGACACGCGTGCTGCTCTCATTGCGTTGTTACCCGTCCACCAGCGAGGACGAAGGCGAGTAG
- a CDS encoding MspA family porin: MASRLAVAATAALAAMLALPATSRAVLDNELSLVDGRDRALTVQQWDTFLNGVAPLDRNRLTREWFHSGRATYVVAGQGADDFAGTLELGYQIGFPWSLGVGIKFTYTTPNILLDDANISPLSPGFNPLGKVITPNLFPGVSISADLGNGPGIQEVATFSVDVSGPSGGVAVSNAHGTVTGAAGGVMLRPFARLISKDGDSVTTYGEPWNMQ; this comes from the coding sequence ATGGCCAGCAGGCTGGCGGTGGCGGCGACGGCGGCGCTGGCCGCGATGTTGGCTCTCCCCGCGACGTCTCGGGCGGTCCTGGACAACGAACTCTCGCTTGTCGACGGCAGGGATCGCGCGCTGACCGTGCAGCAGTGGGACACCTTCCTCAATGGCGTTGCGCCCCTGGACCGCAATCGGTTGACCCGAGAGTGGTTCCACTCCGGTCGAGCCACGTACGTCGTTGCGGGTCAGGGGGCCGACGACTTCGCCGGCACATTGGAGCTGGGCTACCAGATCGGCTTTCCATGGTCGCTGGGCGTTGGCATCAAGTTCACTTACACCACCCCGAACATCCTGCTCGACGACGCCAACATCAGCCCGCTAAGCCCGGGCTTCAACCCGCTGGGCAAGGTCATCACGCCGAATCTGTTCCCGGGGGTTTCGATCTCCGCGGACCTGGGCAATGGCCCCGGCATCCAGGAAGTCGCCACCTTCAGCGTCGATGTCAGCGGGCCCTCGGGTGGTGTTGCGGTCTCCAACGCTCACGGCACCGTCACCGGTGCGGCAGGCGGAGTGATGCTGCGCCCGTTCGCCCGGCTGATCTCCAAGGACGGCGACAGCGTCACCACTTACGGCGAACCGTGGAACATGCAGTAG
- a CDS encoding SDR family oxidoreductase codes for MSTQHADAAGLRLLVVGASSGIGHAVATSAAERGATVAVAARRTHLLKQLAEDIGGFAFELDVEDSVAITRVVAEAVDALGGLDAVVFTSTAVPFARIEDTDVSTWVHAFNVNTLGANNVLRASLPYLSENGVALIASSHDVGRPRAGVAAYGASKAALDEILHSWRSEHPELSLIRVGVGPTEDTEILRGVDRDLLSVLFKSWVAHGQLPEQMSALRDVANTLVSLVTTAFANPSVVTEVVQLSPRIRRAVGKAPDAG; via the coding sequence GTGAGTACTCAACATGCCGATGCCGCCGGGCTTCGCCTGCTGGTCGTCGGGGCGTCGTCGGGAATCGGCCATGCCGTCGCCACCAGTGCCGCCGAGCGTGGCGCGACGGTGGCCGTCGCCGCCCGTCGCACGCATCTGCTCAAGCAGCTGGCCGAGGACATCGGCGGGTTCGCGTTCGAACTCGATGTCGAGGACTCCGTGGCGATCACCCGGGTGGTCGCCGAAGCGGTCGATGCCCTAGGTGGTCTCGACGCCGTGGTCTTCACCAGCACCGCCGTGCCGTTCGCCCGCATCGAGGACACCGACGTCTCGACGTGGGTGCATGCCTTCAACGTGAACACGCTCGGCGCGAACAACGTGCTGCGTGCCTCGTTGCCGTATCTGTCCGAGAACGGTGTCGCGCTGATCGCCTCGAGCCACGACGTCGGACGGCCCCGCGCCGGTGTCGCCGCGTACGGCGCGAGCAAGGCCGCGCTCGACGAGATCCTGCACTCCTGGCGCAGCGAGCACCCCGAACTGTCGCTCATCAGGGTGGGCGTCGGCCCGACCGAGGACACCGAGATCCTGCGTGGTGTCGATCGCGACCTGCTGTCGGTGCTGTTCAAGTCGTGGGTTGCACACGGTCAGCTGCCCGAGCAGATGTCGGCGCTGCGTGACGTCGCGAACACGCTGGTATCGCTCGTCACCACCGCATTCGCAAACCCGTCGGTGGTGACCGAGGTGGTGCAGCTGTCTCCCCGCATCCGTCGGGCCGTCGGCAAGGCGCCCGACGCCGGCTGA